A genomic region of Caulobacter vibrioides contains the following coding sequences:
- a CDS encoding alginate export family protein: MKSVRLMLRCGAAVSTLAWSTAAWSQAAPDPNAKVADPTSVEQTGAAEPAAEPEAPPAPAPPPPTLSDQIGAGKLILEVRSRYETVDQTRTATLRDKGEAFTVRTRLGWESAEFKGVKGLVEFEDVRQVGSERFAVNVPGVATAPLNGPDKARYPIINDPDVTELNRAQLTWTPNAVAQITAGRQRILLDDQRFVGNVGWRQDEQTFDAIRADVAYGRFKATYAYVTHVNRILGELRDWDSDSHLFNATWSPAEALRLQGFVYALDFGNSAINSSITKGVKASGKTWLGLYQLAYNATFARQSDYRRNTVSYDLDYVGADLAATFDIYTAKISYESFEGDGARGFTTPLATVHAFNGWSDAFTSPGGNKSFVDGFEDLDLSFNIKPRLRASYFFNSDIVVRYHDFDDHKTGADLGHEWDLQFTAAITTKLSFQLKYADFQRAKTVPVGTATPPPSRTKTWLTLEYKF, translated from the coding sequence ATGAAATCCGTCCGATTAATGCTGCGCTGCGGCGCGGCCGTGAGCACGCTCGCCTGGAGCACAGCCGCTTGGTCGCAGGCGGCGCCCGATCCAAACGCTAAGGTCGCCGATCCGACGTCCGTCGAGCAGACAGGCGCGGCCGAGCCCGCCGCAGAACCTGAGGCGCCGCCGGCGCCAGCGCCGCCGCCACCAACCCTCAGCGACCAGATCGGCGCGGGGAAGCTGATCCTTGAGGTGAGGAGCCGCTACGAGACAGTGGATCAGACCCGCACGGCCACCCTGCGTGACAAGGGCGAGGCCTTCACGGTCCGCACCCGGCTGGGCTGGGAAAGCGCGGAGTTCAAGGGCGTCAAGGGGCTGGTGGAGTTCGAGGATGTCCGCCAAGTCGGCAGTGAGCGCTTCGCCGTCAACGTGCCGGGCGTCGCGACCGCGCCACTGAACGGGCCCGACAAGGCGCGCTATCCGATCATCAACGACCCCGACGTCACCGAACTGAACCGGGCCCAGCTAACCTGGACGCCGAACGCCGTGGCGCAGATCACCGCCGGCCGCCAGCGCATCCTGCTGGATGACCAGCGCTTTGTCGGCAATGTCGGCTGGCGACAGGACGAGCAGACCTTCGACGCGATCCGCGCCGACGTGGCCTATGGCCGGTTCAAGGCGACCTACGCCTATGTCACCCACGTCAACCGCATCCTGGGTGAGCTGCGGGACTGGGACAGCGACAGCCACCTCTTCAACGCCACCTGGTCGCCGGCTGAGGCGCTTCGCTTACAGGGCTTCGTCTATGCTCTGGACTTCGGCAATTCGGCGATCAATTCATCGATCACCAAGGGGGTGAAGGCGTCGGGTAAGACGTGGCTGGGGCTGTACCAACTGGCCTACAACGCCACCTTCGCCCGCCAGTCGGACTATCGCCGCAACACCGTCTCCTACGATCTGGACTATGTCGGCGCGGACCTGGCGGCCACCTTCGACATCTACACGGCCAAGATCTCGTACGAGTCGTTCGAGGGCGACGGGGCGCGGGGCTTCACCACGCCGCTGGCCACGGTCCACGCCTTTAACGGCTGGTCTGACGCCTTCACTTCGCCGGGCGGCAACAAGAGCTTCGTCGACGGTTTCGAAGACCTTGACCTCAGTTTCAACATCAAGCCGCGCTTGCGGGCGAGCTACTTCTTCAACAGCGACATCGTGGTTCGCTACCACGACTTCGACGACCACAAGACCGGCGCTGACCTGGGTCACGAGTGGGACCTGCAGTTCACCGCCGCGATCACCACCAAGCTCTCCTTCCAGCTCAAGTACGCGGACTTCCAGCGCGCGAAGACCGTGCCTGTCGGCACGGCGACCCCGCCGCCATCGCGGACCAAGACCTGGCTCACCCTCGAATACAAGTTCTAG
- a CDS encoding CmpA/NrtA family ABC transporter substrate-binding protein encodes MSGFLDLRLGFIPLTDCAPLAVAKTMGFFAEEGLEVELSREVSWATVRDKVAVGALDGAHMLAPMALAATGAGEADIIAPMALNRNGSAITVSRALAGALHAADPASADAATTAAGLAGVVEARRVCGEPPLTFAVVFPYSMHNYFLRYWLAQGGVDPDKDVRIVVIPPPRMVEQMRAGAVDGFCVGAPWNAVAQAEGVGEILITASRFWPSGPDKVLGVAERFASTRPDDLKACLRAVMRAAAWADAPQNHESLVELLARPEWVGAAPSAIARALKTEIVFHRDGAGLPRPEHGLWFASQMVRWGQVDADADPDALVTRVYRPDLYRAAALSLDPILDPALSFEDAATPDIARLFDQRPFDPAAPLAYASSFAIGRLRD; translated from the coding sequence GTGAGCGGCTTCCTGGATCTGCGCCTGGGCTTCATTCCTCTGACGGATTGCGCGCCGCTGGCCGTCGCCAAGACCATGGGCTTCTTCGCCGAGGAGGGGCTGGAGGTCGAGCTGTCGCGCGAAGTCTCCTGGGCCACCGTCCGCGACAAGGTCGCGGTGGGGGCTCTGGACGGCGCGCATATGCTGGCGCCGATGGCCTTGGCCGCCACCGGGGCGGGCGAGGCCGACATCATTGCGCCGATGGCGTTGAACCGTAACGGCAGCGCGATCACCGTGTCGCGCGCGCTGGCGGGCGCTCTGCACGCGGCTGATCCGGCGTCTGCGGATGCGGCCACCACCGCTGCGGGCTTGGCGGGGGTGGTCGAGGCGCGGCGTGTCTGCGGTGAGCCGCCGTTGACCTTCGCCGTGGTGTTTCCCTATTCGATGCACAACTACTTCCTGCGCTACTGGCTGGCGCAGGGCGGTGTCGATCCGGACAAGGACGTGCGCATCGTCGTCATTCCGCCGCCCCGTATGGTCGAGCAGATGCGGGCGGGGGCGGTGGACGGCTTCTGCGTCGGCGCGCCTTGGAACGCGGTGGCCCAGGCGGAGGGAGTCGGGGAGATCCTGATCACCGCCTCCCGGTTCTGGCCGTCTGGTCCTGACAAGGTGCTGGGCGTGGCGGAGCGCTTCGCCTCGACGCGGCCCGATGACCTGAAAGCCTGCCTGCGGGCGGTGATGCGCGCGGCCGCGTGGGCCGACGCGCCGCAGAACCACGAGAGTCTGGTCGAACTCCTGGCGCGGCCGGAGTGGGTGGGCGCAGCGCCCAGCGCCATCGCGCGCGCCCTGAAGACCGAGATTGTCTTTCACCGCGATGGGGCTGGTCTCCCGAGGCCCGAGCATGGCCTGTGGTTCGCATCGCAGATGGTCCGCTGGGGACAGGTCGATGCTGACGCTGATCCCGATGCCCTGGTCACGCGCGTCTACCGCCCGGATCTCTATCGCGCGGCCGCACTGTCGCTGGACCCCATTCTCGATCCAGCGCTGAGCTTCGAGGACGCGGCGACCCCGGATATAGCGCGGCTGTTCGACCAGCGGCCGTTCGATCCCGCCGCGCCTCTGGCCTATGCCTCAAGTTTCGCCATAGGTCGCCTGCGTGACTGA
- a CDS encoding CmpA/NrtA family ABC transporter substrate-binding protein, with product MIMTKTDTPMSGLTRRGALMGAAATLAAAKAAFPSGAHAAGAGPEVAKARLGFIALTDSSPLIIAKERGLFAKYGLPDVEVTKQASWAATRDNLVLGAERGGIDGAHILTPMPYLMTTGTITGGAPTPMYILARLNTNGQGISVGNDLKSVKVGLNSAGAKAKFLQMKAAGNIAKVAMTFRGGTHDLWIRYWLAAGGINPDVDVSTIVIPPPQMVANMKAGTQDAFCVGEPWNGQLVNQKVGYTACLTSELWMNHPEKALGMRASWVDRYPRAAQAITAAVQEAQMWCDKASNLPQMCSIVSGRQYINVPMGDILPRLQGTVDYGDGRTLKNSPHRMKFWADNASFPFKSHDLWFLTEDIRWGVLAQKTNTKALVDKVNRSDIWRAAAKSIGQSGPAGDSRGVERFFDGKVFDPANPGAYLASQPIKKLV from the coding sequence GTGATCATGACCAAGACTGACACGCCAATGTCTGGCCTGACCCGTCGCGGCGCCCTGATGGGCGCGGCCGCCACGCTCGCCGCCGCCAAGGCCGCCTTCCCGAGCGGCGCTCACGCCGCCGGCGCCGGCCCTGAAGTCGCCAAGGCGCGCCTGGGCTTCATCGCCCTGACCGATAGTTCGCCGCTGATCATCGCCAAGGAGCGGGGCCTGTTCGCCAAGTACGGACTGCCCGATGTCGAGGTGACCAAGCAGGCCTCCTGGGCCGCCACGCGCGACAACCTGGTGCTGGGCGCCGAACGCGGCGGCATCGACGGGGCGCACATCTTGACGCCGATGCCCTATCTGATGACCACCGGGACTATCACCGGCGGCGCGCCCACGCCCATGTACATCCTGGCGCGCCTGAACACGAACGGGCAGGGGATCTCCGTCGGCAATGACCTGAAGTCCGTGAAGGTCGGACTCAACAGCGCCGGCGCCAAGGCCAAGTTCCTGCAGATGAAGGCCGCCGGCAATATCGCCAAGGTCGCCATGACCTTCCGGGGCGGCACGCATGACCTGTGGATCCGCTACTGGCTGGCGGCCGGCGGCATCAACCCCGACGTCGATGTCTCGACCATCGTCATTCCGCCGCCGCAGATGGTGGCCAACATGAAGGCGGGTACGCAGGACGCCTTCTGCGTGGGCGAACCCTGGAACGGCCAGCTGGTCAACCAAAAGGTCGGCTACACCGCCTGCCTGACCTCGGAGCTGTGGATGAACCACCCCGAGAAGGCGCTGGGCATGCGGGCTTCCTGGGTCGACAGGTATCCGCGCGCGGCCCAGGCGATTACGGCTGCGGTGCAGGAAGCGCAGATGTGGTGCGACAAGGCCTCCAACCTGCCGCAGATGTGTTCGATCGTCTCGGGTCGCCAGTACATCAATGTGCCGATGGGCGACATCCTGCCTCGCCTGCAGGGCACGGTGGACTATGGCGACGGTCGCACGCTGAAGAACTCCCCGCATCGGATGAAGTTCTGGGCCGACAACGCCAGCTTCCCGTTCAAGTCCCACGATCTGTGGTTTTTGACCGAAGACATCCGCTGGGGCGTGCTGGCGCAAAAGACCAACACCAAGGCCCTGGTCGACAAGGTCAACCGCTCGGACATCTGGCGCGCCGCCGCCAAGTCGATCGGCCAGAGCGGTCCGGCCGGCGACAGCCGCGGGGTCGAGCGCTTCTTCGATGGCAAGGTGTTCGACCCGGCCAATCCGGGCGCCTACCTGGCCAGCCAGCCGATCAAGAAGCTGGTCTGA
- the ntrB gene encoding nitrate ABC transporter permease, whose translation MAYPKPVFSPASPTSPPSLEPTPAPRRPSILPALTRRARGVAATTLPPLLTLLLILALWQAIVGDAYGGLPSPKQVWLESKELILNPVYDNGGVDKGLFWHVATSLQRVAIGFSISAVVGVLLGVFVGSNLWAHRSLDPIFQVLRTVPPLAWLPISLAAFHQAQPSALFVIFITAIWPIIINTAVGVRNIPSDYVNVAKVLRLSPIEYFFKILLPATTPYIFTGLRIGIGMSWLAIVASEMLLGGVGIGFFIWDQYNASRISDILVGLAWVGLTGFFLDRLVALVGHVVSRGSAAS comes from the coding sequence ATGGCCTATCCCAAGCCCGTATTCAGCCCTGCGTCGCCAACCTCGCCGCCGTCGCTGGAGCCCACACCCGCTCCCAGGCGGCCCTCGATCTTGCCCGCGCTGACGCGGCGGGCGAGGGGCGTGGCGGCTACGACCTTGCCGCCCCTGCTGACCCTTTTGCTGATCCTGGCCCTCTGGCAGGCGATCGTCGGCGACGCCTACGGCGGACTGCCCTCGCCCAAGCAGGTCTGGCTGGAGTCCAAAGAGCTGATCCTCAATCCGGTCTATGACAACGGCGGCGTGGACAAGGGCCTGTTTTGGCACGTCGCCACCAGCCTGCAGCGGGTCGCGATCGGCTTCTCGATTTCGGCGGTGGTCGGCGTTTTGCTGGGCGTGTTCGTCGGCTCCAACCTGTGGGCGCATCGCAGCCTGGACCCGATCTTTCAGGTGCTGCGCACGGTGCCGCCGTTGGCCTGGCTGCCGATCTCACTGGCGGCGTTCCATCAGGCTCAGCCTTCGGCCTTGTTCGTGATCTTCATCACCGCGATCTGGCCGATCATCATCAACACCGCCGTCGGGGTGCGCAATATCCCCAGCGACTATGTCAACGTCGCCAAGGTGCTACGGCTTTCGCCCATCGAGTACTTCTTCAAGATCCTGCTGCCGGCCACCACGCCCTACATCTTCACGGGCCTGCGGATCGGCATCGGCATGAGCTGGCTGGCCATCGTCGCCTCGGAGATGCTGCTGGGCGGGGTCGGCATCGGCTTCTTCATCTGGGATCAGTACAACGCCTCGCGCATCTCCGACATTCTCGTGGGACTGGCCTGGGTCGGTCTGACCGGGTTCTTCCTCGACCGTTTGGTGGCGCTGGTCGGCCACGTCGTCTCGCGCGGCAGCGCGGCCAGCTAA
- a CDS encoding ANTAR domain-containing response regulator — MRVLVIDPDAARAALVAQGLEGVQPLEVRHAAVYNEAEVVAFAPDVVVIAAESPDRDTLDSLRESSQGHPVVMFVDRSEPGLAEQAVRAGVAAYVVDGLAPGRVRPILDVAMSRFALTQQLRGDLAKAKADLEARKTVERAKGLLMKERGLDEDGAYRLLRKLAMDRGKPIGAVAADLLAFAGVLRGDGA; from the coding sequence ATGCGCGTGCTCGTGATCGATCCTGACGCCGCCCGAGCGGCGCTTGTGGCCCAGGGCCTCGAGGGGGTTCAGCCCTTGGAGGTCCGCCACGCGGCCGTCTACAACGAAGCCGAAGTCGTCGCCTTCGCGCCCGATGTGGTCGTGATCGCCGCTGAGAGCCCCGACCGGGACACGCTGGACAGCCTAAGGGAGTCCAGCCAGGGCCACCCGGTGGTGATGTTCGTGGATCGCTCCGAACCGGGCCTAGCGGAGCAGGCCGTGCGCGCCGGCGTGGCGGCCTATGTGGTGGATGGCCTGGCGCCGGGGCGGGTGCGGCCGATCCTGGACGTGGCTATGAGCCGCTTTGCCTTGACCCAGCAGTTGCGCGGCGACCTGGCCAAGGCCAAGGCCGATTTGGAGGCGCGCAAGACCGTTGAGCGCGCCAAGGGTCTTCTGATGAAAGAGCGCGGCCTTGATGAGGACGGCGCCTACCGGCTGCTGAGGAAGCTGGCCATGGATCGCGGCAAGCCCATCGGGGCGGTCGCGGCCGATCTGCTGGCGTTCGCTGGCGTGTTGCGGGGAGACGGCGCGTGA
- a CDS encoding winged helix-turn-helix domain-containing protein, giving the protein MPSLYSFGPFVLEPANRRLSANGRPVELSGRYLDALVLLVVEEGRLVTKARLLDEVWKGVPVTEEALTQCVRSLRKALGDEAGRPRFIETVPRHGYRFIASVTAAETAEANSDAAPFEPRPRRDRRQALSHFLGMGRAGLIGGGAAGLVGGLAYGFAGVAESGAGGALSGLVVLAALTAVIGMIGGSSVGFGVGAAAFASRNRGAWQALGGACGGMLIGGLVRLAGLDAFALLFGSAPRTMTGAGEGMALGAAIGVGVWITRARRRRTALTFGALLTAAAGAGATLLGGRLMGGSLAALEAQFPSARLELGRLGALFGEPTFGAISQAVTAGLEGGLFGAAMVLALHIEQQQQGLGAPPDRP; this is encoded by the coding sequence GTGCCCAGCCTCTACAGTTTCGGCCCTTTCGTGCTGGAGCCTGCGAACCGCCGCCTGTCTGCGAACGGGCGACCGGTGGAGTTGTCTGGACGCTATCTGGACGCGTTGGTGCTGCTGGTCGTCGAGGAAGGGCGGCTGGTGACCAAGGCGCGGCTTCTGGACGAGGTATGGAAGGGCGTTCCGGTCACCGAAGAGGCGCTGACCCAGTGCGTACGATCTCTGCGCAAGGCGCTGGGAGACGAAGCGGGACGACCAAGGTTCATTGAGACCGTGCCTCGGCACGGGTATCGGTTCATTGCGTCGGTGACCGCCGCTGAAACCGCTGAAGCAAACAGCGATGCGGCGCCGTTCGAGCCCCGTCCACGGCGTGATCGGCGCCAAGCCCTGTCGCACTTCCTGGGCATGGGCCGAGCCGGCCTTATCGGCGGCGGCGCCGCCGGACTGGTTGGCGGTCTGGCCTATGGCTTCGCAGGCGTTGCGGAGAGCGGCGCCGGCGGCGCCTTGTCGGGCCTCGTCGTGCTCGCGGCTCTGACGGCCGTCATCGGCATGATCGGCGGCTCGAGCGTGGGCTTCGGCGTCGGCGCAGCGGCCTTCGCCTCGCGAAATCGGGGGGCGTGGCAGGCTCTTGGCGGGGCGTGCGGCGGAATGCTCATCGGCGGCCTCGTCAGGCTGGCGGGGCTGGACGCCTTTGCTCTGCTGTTCGGGTCCGCGCCGAGGACCATGACCGGCGCCGGCGAGGGCATGGCGCTGGGCGCGGCGATCGGCGTCGGGGTCTGGATCACACGGGCGCGGCGACGGCGGACGGCCCTGACGTTCGGCGCCCTTCTGACGGCGGCCGCAGGTGCGGGCGCGACGCTGCTAGGCGGGCGGCTGATGGGCGGCAGCTTGGCCGCCCTTGAGGCCCAGTTCCCCAGCGCCCGACTGGAGCTTGGGCGCCTGGGCGCTCTGTTCGGCGAGCCGACATTCGGCGCGATCAGCCAAGCCGTTACAGCGGGACTGGAAGGCGGGCTGTTTGGTGCGGCCATGGTGTTGGCGTTACACATCGAGCAGCAGCAACAAGGGCTCGGCGCGCCCCCAGACCGTCCGTGA
- a CDS encoding ABC transporter ATP-binding protein: protein MAKAYLSIENVGVTFAKGSVRSEVLTSVDLKIDKGEFVSIIGHSGCGKSTLLNVVAGLVPVTTGAVILDRQEVNAPGPDRAVVFQNHSLLPWLSVRENVSLAVDKVFGRAKSAVERKDWVLHNLELVKMTHALDKRPSEISGGMKQRVGIARALSMEPKVLLLDEPFGALDALTRAHLQDSVMEIHSALKNTVLMITHDVDEATLLSDRIVMMTNGPRACVGQVLEVPLDRPRDRLAVAEHPTYVHARAAVIEFLYARRAA, encoded by the coding sequence ATGGCCAAGGCCTATCTTTCCATCGAGAACGTCGGCGTCACCTTCGCCAAGGGCTCGGTCCGCAGCGAAGTGCTGACCAGCGTCGACCTGAAGATCGACAAGGGCGAGTTCGTCTCGATCATCGGTCACTCCGGGTGCGGAAAGTCGACCTTGCTCAACGTCGTGGCGGGCCTCGTGCCCGTCACCACCGGAGCGGTGATCCTGGATCGCCAGGAGGTCAACGCCCCGGGGCCTGATCGCGCGGTGGTGTTCCAGAACCACTCGCTGCTGCCGTGGCTGTCGGTCCGCGAGAACGTGTCGCTCGCGGTCGACAAGGTGTTCGGCCGCGCCAAGTCGGCGGTCGAACGCAAGGACTGGGTGCTGCACAATCTTGAGCTCGTGAAGATGACCCACGCGCTGGACAAGCGTCCCTCGGAGATCTCGGGCGGCATGAAGCAGCGGGTCGGCATCGCCCGCGCGCTATCGATGGAGCCCAAGGTCCTGCTGCTGGACGAGCCTTTCGGCGCGCTGGACGCCCTGACCCGGGCGCACCTGCAGGACAGCGTCATGGAGATCCATTCGGCGCTGAAGAACACGGTGCTGATGATCACCCACGATGTCGACGAAGCCACCCTGCTGTCCGACCGCATCGTGATGATGACTAACGGCCCCCGCGCCTGTGTAGGACAGGTGCTGGAGGTGCCGCTGGATCGCCCGCGCGACCGTCTGGCCGTGGCCGAGCATCCGACCTACGTCCATGCCCGCGCGGCGGTGATCGAGTTCCTCTACGCGCGGCGCGCCGCGTGA